One window of Streptomyces sp. FIT100 genomic DNA carries:
- the dut gene encoding dUTP diphosphatase, translating to MRTPVDVLIRRLDPEVPLPAYGHPGDAGADLVTTEAAELAPGERAVLPTGVSIALPDGYAAFVHPRSGLAARCGVALVNAPGTVDAGYRGEIKVIVVNLDPRESVRFERFDRIAQLVVQQVEKVRFHEVAELPGSARAEGGFGSTGGHAAVGDSAVGAQGGNRYASVVSDREGQ from the coding sequence ATGCGCACCCCCGTCGACGTACTGATCCGGCGCCTGGACCCGGAGGTGCCACTTCCGGCATACGGACATCCTGGCGATGCCGGTGCCGATCTGGTGACCACCGAGGCCGCCGAGCTCGCCCCCGGCGAACGGGCCGTTCTGCCCACCGGAGTGTCGATCGCGCTCCCCGACGGGTATGCGGCGTTCGTGCATCCCCGTTCCGGTCTGGCGGCCCGCTGCGGAGTCGCCCTCGTGAATGCCCCAGGGACGGTGGATGCCGGGTACCGTGGGGAGATCAAGGTGATCGTGGTCAATCTGGACCCGCGCGAGAGCGTGCGGTTCGAGCGGTTCGACCGGATTGCTCAACTGGTCGTCCAGCAGGTCGAGAAGGTGCGCTTCCACGAGGTGGCGGAGCTTCCCGGCTCGGCTCGGGCCGAGGGGGGCTTCGGGTCCACCGGCGGTCATGCCGCAGTGGGCGACTCGGCCGTGGGCGCACAGGGTGGGAATCGATACGCTTCGGTCGTATCCGACCGGGAAGGACAGTGA
- a CDS encoding inositol monophosphatase family protein: MTDPLLGELLSLALEAGGRAGALLRDGRPDDLAVAATKSSPIDVVTEMDIAAEKLITGFLSDARPDDGFLGEEGASAEGTSGVRWVIDPLDGTVNYLYGLPTWAVSIAAERDGETVAGVVVVPMRGETYHAVLGGGAFCGDRRLRCRPAPPLDQALVSTGFNYVQSVRSHQADVAQRLIPRLRDIRRGGSAAVDLCDVAAGRLDGYYERGLHPWDLAAGDLIAREAGALTGARPGEPPSGDLTIAASPGVFEPLQRLLDDFGAWHD; the protein is encoded by the coding sequence ATGACCGACCCGCTGTTGGGTGAGCTGCTGTCCCTGGCCCTGGAAGCCGGCGGCAGGGCCGGGGCGCTGCTGCGTGACGGCAGGCCGGACGATCTGGCCGTGGCGGCGACCAAGTCCAGTCCGATCGACGTCGTCACCGAGATGGACATCGCCGCGGAGAAACTGATCACCGGCTTCCTGTCGGACGCCCGGCCGGACGACGGCTTCCTCGGCGAGGAGGGCGCGTCGGCGGAGGGCACCAGCGGTGTCCGGTGGGTGATCGATCCGCTCGACGGCACCGTGAACTACCTTTACGGGCTGCCCACATGGGCGGTGTCCATCGCGGCCGAACGGGACGGCGAGACGGTCGCCGGGGTCGTCGTGGTGCCGATGCGGGGCGAGACGTACCACGCGGTGCTCGGCGGCGGCGCGTTCTGCGGGGACCGGCGGCTGCGCTGCCGGCCCGCGCCGCCGCTGGACCAGGCGCTGGTCTCGACCGGTTTCAACTATGTGCAGTCCGTCCGCAGCCACCAGGCGGACGTCGCGCAGCGGCTGATCCCGCGCCTCCGGGACATCCGGCGCGGCGGCTCGGCCGCCGTCGACCTGTGCGATGTCGCGGCAGGCCGGCTCGACGGCTACTACGAGCGGGGTCTGCACCCGTGGGACCTCGCCGCGGGTGACCTCATCGCCCGCGAGGCAGGCGCCCTCACCGGCGCGCGCCCCGGCGAGCCGCCGTCCGGCGATCTGACGATCGCGGCGTCCCCGGGCGTCTTCGAGCCGCTCCAGCGGCTCCTGGACGATTTCGGCGCCTGGCACGACTGA
- a CDS encoding IS1182 family transposase has protein sequence MQGEWAGEMVGPDVWETCRELIPVGTVFAFLAEHREVLFEPGMFADMYPSPNGRPSLPPQVLAATVVLQSLYGLSDFETVQELRCDLRWKAACGLGLYDTAFDPSLLTYFRRRLRHSADPTRIFTKVKEVVAATGVLKGKQRRALDSTVLDDAVATQDTVTQIISAVRRVIREVPGGGETVEQWCTAHDYTDPGKPRIAWDDEQARAALVDALVADALNLLGRLPEQELGERAANAVGLLALVAGQDVEPADDSDGRDGRWRIAKRTVADRTVSTVDPDARHIHKNRTRHQDGFKGHASVEPETGLFTAVALTSGNGPDNHEAAVACDLLADEDEGQELTVLGDSAYGTGHLRAQLQADGHTLVIKPPPLRQAVPGGFTIDDFHIDTAAGTATCPAGHTANLGQVKADGARTAQFKRLCTDCPLRGRCTTSKTGRTLNVHPKHELLATARTQAATDVAWQDEYRRWRPPVERAIAWLVAKGNRRVPHRGVIANNIWLHHRAAALNLRRLINLGLTRANGNWHLTPATA, from the coding sequence ACGGCCGTCCGAGCCTGCCACCGCAGGTGCTGGCCGCGACCGTGGTGCTGCAGAGTCTGTACGGGTTGTCGGACTTCGAGACGGTCCAGGAACTGCGGTGTGACCTGCGATGGAAGGCGGCCTGCGGGCTCGGCCTGTATGACACGGCGTTCGACCCGTCGCTGCTGACGTACTTCCGGCGCCGACTGCGTCACTCGGCCGATCCGACGCGGATCTTCACCAAGGTCAAAGAGGTCGTGGCCGCGACCGGCGTGCTCAAGGGCAAGCAGCGGCGGGCTCTGGACTCCACCGTGCTCGATGACGCGGTGGCCACCCAGGACACCGTTACCCAGATCATCTCCGCGGTCCGCCGGGTAATCCGCGAGGTCCCCGGAGGCGGGGAGACCGTGGAGCAGTGGTGCACGGCGCACGATTACACCGACCCGGGCAAGCCGAGGATCGCCTGGGACGACGAGCAAGCGCGTGCCGCGTTGGTCGACGCGCTGGTCGCCGACGCCCTCAACCTGCTCGGACGCCTGCCTGAACAGGAACTCGGCGAGAGGGCGGCGAACGCGGTCGGTTTGCTGGCCCTGGTCGCGGGCCAGGACGTGGAGCCGGCCGATGACTCCGACGGGCGTGACGGCCGCTGGCGCATCGCGAAGCGCACGGTGGCGGACCGGACGGTGTCCACCGTCGATCCCGACGCACGGCACATCCACAAGAACCGAACCCGCCACCAGGACGGCTTCAAAGGACATGCGTCCGTCGAGCCGGAGACTGGACTGTTCACCGCGGTTGCCCTCACCAGCGGCAACGGCCCCGACAACCACGAGGCCGCTGTCGCCTGCGATCTGCTGGCCGACGAGGACGAGGGCCAGGAGTTAACCGTGCTCGGCGATTCCGCCTACGGCACCGGCCATCTGCGCGCACAGTTGCAGGCCGACGGCCACACCCTGGTGATCAAGCCGCCACCGCTGCGGCAGGCCGTCCCCGGCGGCTTCACCATCGACGACTTCCACATCGACACAGCGGCCGGCACCGCGACCTGCCCGGCCGGCCACACCGCCAACCTCGGACAGGTCAAAGCAGACGGTGCCCGCACCGCCCAATTCAAACGCCTCTGCACCGACTGCCCGCTGCGCGGACGCTGCACCACATCCAAGACCGGACGCACCCTCAACGTCCACCCCAAGCACGAACTGCTGGCCACCGCCCGGACACAGGCTGCCACCGATGTGGCCTGGCAGGACGAATACCGCAGATGGCGGCCACCAGTTGAACGCGCCATCGCCTGGCTGGTCGCCAAAGGCAACCGCCGCGTCCCGCACCGGGGCGTCATCGCCAACAACATCTGGCTCCATCACCGCGCTGCCGCCCTCAACCTCCGCCGACTGATCAACCTCGGACTCACCCGAGCCAACGGCAACTGGCACCTCACCCCGGCCACCGCATAA
- a CDS encoding DUF3093 domain-containing protein — protein MPSSATPPATPNGQPSALRYDERLTAPRSWWLIAVMVALSGGLVLLPLGTVAMLAGLIGAGALAAVAVSAYGSARIRVVADSLVAGDARIPVSALGAPEVLAPEEARAWRSYKADPRAYMLLRSYVPTALRVPVTDPQDPTPYVYVSTRDPRSLAAALEAVRAG, from the coding sequence ATGCCGTCCTCCGCCACGCCTCCCGCGACGCCCAACGGCCAGCCGTCCGCGCTGCGCTACGACGAACGTCTCACCGCTCCGCGCTCCTGGTGGCTGATCGCCGTCATGGTCGCGCTCTCCGGCGGTCTGGTGCTGCTTCCGCTGGGCACGGTGGCGATGCTCGCCGGGCTGATCGGCGCGGGCGCACTGGCGGCGGTCGCGGTCAGCGCGTACGGCTCGGCGCGGATCAGGGTGGTCGCGGACTCCCTGGTCGCCGGTGACGCCCGCATCCCGGTCTCGGCACTCGGCGCGCCCGAGGTCCTGGCCCCCGAGGAGGCGCGCGCCTGGCGCTCTTACAAGGCCGACCCGCGCGCCTACATGCTCCTGCGCAGCTACGTACCGACGGCGCTGCGTGTGCCGGTCACGGACCCGCAGGACCCGACCCCGTACGTCTACGTCTCGACCCGCGACCCGCGGTCGCTGGCGGCGGCGCTGGAGGCCGTGCGGGCCGGTTAG
- a CDS encoding MFS transporter: MASPYRAIFAAPGTLAFTAAGFFGRMPLSMMGIGIVTMISQLTGRYGLAGALSATLALSAAVLGPQVSRLVDRHGQRRVMRPALLVSVAAVSGLLVCAQQGAPDWTLFAFTACAGCIPAVGAMTRARWAEIYRGSPRELHTAYAFESIADEVCFIVGPIISIGLSTIWFPEAGPLIATAFLVVGVVWLTAQRATEPVPHPREQHTSGSALRSPGLQVLVATFVATGAIFGAVDVVTVAFAEEQGHKAAASLVLAVYALGSCLAGAVFGLLHLKGEASRRWVLGVCAMAVSMIPLQLAGNLPILAVALFVAGLAIAPTMVTTMALVEAHVPRTKLTEGMTWTGTGLAVGVALGSSAAGWVVDAHGAGAAYAVPAVAGALAAVVAFLGYRRLRRPVPTREGQDDGHIQDQHQGGERVA, encoded by the coding sequence TTGGCCAGTCCCTACCGCGCGATATTCGCCGCGCCCGGCACCCTCGCGTTCACCGCAGCGGGCTTCTTCGGCCGGATGCCGCTGTCCATGATGGGCATCGGCATCGTGACCATGATTTCCCAGCTGACGGGCCGCTACGGCCTGGCCGGCGCGCTCTCCGCGACGCTCGCGCTCTCGGCGGCGGTGCTCGGCCCCCAGGTCTCCCGGCTGGTCGACCGGCACGGTCAGCGCAGGGTGATGCGGCCGGCGCTGCTGGTGTCGGTGGCAGCGGTCTCGGGGCTGCTCGTCTGCGCGCAGCAGGGCGCCCCGGACTGGACGCTGTTCGCGTTCACCGCCTGTGCGGGCTGCATCCCGGCCGTCGGCGCGATGACCAGGGCGCGCTGGGCGGAGATCTACCGGGGCTCGCCGCGCGAGCTGCACACCGCGTACGCATTCGAGTCGATCGCCGACGAGGTGTGCTTCATCGTGGGCCCGATCATCTCGATCGGGCTGTCGACGATCTGGTTCCCGGAGGCGGGGCCGCTGATCGCCACCGCGTTCCTCGTCGTCGGCGTGGTGTGGCTGACGGCACAGCGCGCCACCGAGCCCGTGCCGCACCCGCGCGAGCAGCACACGAGCGGCTCGGCGCTCCGCTCCCCCGGTCTGCAGGTCCTGGTGGCGACGTTCGTGGCGACGGGAGCGATCTTCGGTGCGGTGGACGTGGTGACGGTCGCCTTCGCCGAGGAGCAGGGCCACAAGGCGGCCGCGAGCCTGGTCCTCGCGGTGTACGCGCTGGGCTCCTGCCTCGCCGGAGCGGTCTTCGGGCTGCTCCATCTCAAGGGCGAGGCGTCGCGCAGGTGGGTCCTGGGTGTCTGTGCGATGGCCGTGAGTATGATCCCCCTCCAACTGGCCGGGAACCTGCCGATCCTGGCCGTGGCGCTCTTCGTCGCCGGCCTGGCCATCGCACCGACGATGGTGACGACCATGGCCCTTGTCGAAGCGCACGTACCGCGCACCAAGCTGACCGAGGGCATGACCTGGACGGGTACCGGGCTCGCGGTCGGCGTGGCGCTCGGCTCGTCGGCCGCCGGCTGGGTGGTGGACGCGCACGGCGCCGGTGCGGCGTACGCGGTGCCCGCGGTGGCGGGAGCGCTCGCGGCGGTCGTGGCGTTCCTGGGGTACCGCCGGCTGCGCAGGCCGGTGCCGACGCGGGAGGGGCAGGATGACGGGCACATCCAGGACCAGCACCAGGGCGGGGAACGCGTGGCGTAA
- a CDS encoding D-arabinono-1,4-lactone oxidase produces the protein MTGTSRTSTRAGNAWRNWAGTVSARPMREVFPASAGELADAVRRAAEDGLRVKTVGTGHSFTSIAATDGVLIRPDLLTGIREIDRTAMTVTVEAGTPLKRLNAALAREDLSLTNMGDIMEQTAAGATSTGTHGTGRDSGSIAAQIRGLELITADGSLLRCSEKGTAEEREVFAAARIGLGALGVISAITFAVEPLFLLSAREEPMPFDRVMAEFDQLHAENEHFEFYWFPHTGNCNTKRNNRSTGPLAPPGSVSGWIEDELLSNGLFQVVNSVGRAVPASIPAIARLSSRALSARTYTDIPYKVFTSPRRVRFVEMEYALPREAAVGALRELKTMIERSPLRISFPVEVRTAPADDITLSTASGRESAYIAVHMYKGTPYRSYFTAVERIMTAHEGRPHWGKVHTRDAEYFDRVYPRFGEFTALRDRLDPDRVFGNDYLRRVLGA, from the coding sequence ATGACGGGCACATCCAGGACCAGCACCAGGGCGGGGAACGCGTGGCGTAACTGGGCGGGTACGGTGTCCGCCCGTCCGATGCGGGAGGTGTTCCCCGCCAGCGCCGGTGAACTGGCCGACGCCGTACGCCGCGCGGCCGAGGACGGCCTGCGGGTGAAGACGGTCGGCACGGGGCACTCGTTCACGTCGATCGCCGCGACCGACGGCGTCCTGATCCGCCCGGACCTGCTCACCGGCATCCGCGAGATCGACCGTACGGCGATGACGGTGACCGTCGAGGCGGGCACACCCCTGAAGCGGCTCAACGCCGCGCTCGCCCGCGAGGACCTGTCGCTCACGAACATGGGCGACATCATGGAGCAGACCGCCGCGGGCGCGACCAGCACCGGGACGCACGGCACCGGCCGCGACTCGGGCTCGATCGCCGCGCAGATCAGGGGCCTTGAGCTGATCACGGCGGACGGCTCGCTGCTGCGCTGCTCCGAGAAGGGGACCGCCGAGGAACGCGAGGTCTTCGCGGCGGCCCGGATCGGCCTGGGCGCACTGGGGGTCATCAGCGCGATCACCTTCGCCGTGGAGCCGCTGTTCCTGCTCTCGGCCCGCGAGGAGCCGATGCCGTTCGACCGGGTCATGGCCGAGTTCGACCAGCTGCACGCGGAGAACGAGCACTTCGAGTTCTACTGGTTCCCCCACACGGGCAACTGCAACACCAAGCGCAACAACCGCAGCACCGGTCCCCTCGCCCCGCCCGGGTCGGTCAGCGGCTGGATCGAGGACGAGCTGCTCTCCAACGGTCTTTTCCAGGTGGTCAATTCGGTCGGCCGTGCGGTGCCGGCCTCGATCCCCGCGATCGCGCGGCTCTCCAGCCGCGCGCTCTCCGCCCGCACGTACACGGATATTCCCTACAAGGTCTTCACAAGTCCCCGCAGGGTGCGCTTCGTCGAGATGGAATACGCGCTTCCGAGGGAGGCCGCGGTCGGCGCGCTGCGCGAACTGAAGACGATGATCGAGCGCTCGCCGCTGCGGATCAGTTTCCCGGTCGAGGTGCGGACCGCCCCTGCGGACGACATCACACTGTCGACGGCCTCGGGCCGCGAGAGCGCGTACATCGCGGTGCACATGTACAAAGGGACGCCGTACCGCTCGTACTTCACCGCGGTCGAGCGGATCATGACCGCGCATGAGGGGCGTCCGCACTGGGGCAAGGTGCACACACGCGACGCGGAGTACTTCGATCGGGTGTATCCGCGCTTCGGCGAGTTCACGGCACTGCGCGACCGGCTCGATCCCGATCGGGTGTTCGGGAACGACTACCTGCGGCGGGTGCTGGGGGCCTAG
- a CDS encoding ferrochelatase, whose product MAEQLDPAPCDPAPYDALLLLSFGGPEGPDDVVPFLENVTRGRGIPKERLKEVGRHYFLFGGVSPINDQNRALLEALRKDFAGAGLELPVYWGNRNWTPYLTDTLREMVLDGRRRVAVLATSAYASYSGCRQYRENLADALSVLEAEGLPLPRVDKLRHYFNHPGFVGPMVEGVLKSLADLPAEVRAGAHLAFTTHSIPDDAADASGPVAEHGEGGAYVKQHLDVARVIARAVREETGTEHPWQLVYQSRSGAPHIPWLEPDICDHLEELHGAGVPAVVMVPIGFVSDHMEVLYDLDTEAAAKAAELGLPVRRSATVGADPRFAAAVRELVLERAATERGAVVERCALGALGPSHDLCPIGCCPARSERPAAAGADSPYA is encoded by the coding sequence ATGGCCGAACAGCTCGATCCCGCTCCGTGCGACCCAGCTCCCTATGACGCCCTGCTGCTGCTCTCCTTCGGCGGACCCGAAGGCCCGGACGATGTGGTTCCGTTCCTGGAGAACGTGACGCGGGGCCGGGGCATCCCCAAAGAGCGGCTGAAAGAGGTCGGCCGGCACTACTTCCTGTTCGGCGGGGTCAGCCCGATCAACGACCAGAACCGGGCCCTGCTCGAAGCCCTCCGGAAGGACTTCGCGGGCGCCGGTCTCGAGCTGCCGGTCTACTGGGGCAACCGGAACTGGACGCCGTATCTCACCGACACCCTGCGGGAGATGGTGCTCGACGGGCGCCGCCGCGTCGCGGTCCTCGCGACCAGCGCCTACGCCTCGTACTCGGGCTGCAGGCAGTACCGGGAGAATCTCGCCGACGCGCTCTCCGTCCTGGAGGCCGAAGGGCTCCCGCTGCCGCGCGTCGACAAGCTGCGGCACTACTTCAACCACCCCGGATTCGTCGGGCCCATGGTCGAGGGCGTGCTGAAGTCCCTCGCGGACCTGCCCGCAGAGGTGCGGGCCGGGGCGCACCTCGCCTTCACCACCCACTCCATCCCGGACGACGCCGCCGACGCCTCGGGTCCCGTCGCGGAGCACGGCGAGGGCGGGGCGTACGTGAAGCAGCACCTCGACGTCGCACGGGTCATCGCCCGGGCCGTGCGGGAGGAGACGGGGACCGAGCACCCCTGGCAGCTCGTCTACCAGTCGCGCAGCGGGGCCCCGCACATCCCCTGGCTGGAGCCGGACATCTGCGACCACCTGGAGGAGCTGCACGGGGCAGGGGTCCCGGCGGTCGTGATGGTGCCGATCGGCTTCGTGTCGGACCACATGGAGGTCCTGTACGACCTGGACACGGAGGCCGCCGCCAAGGCCGCCGAGCTGGGGCTGCCGGTGCGGCGCTCCGCGACGGTGGGCGCGGACCCGCGGTTCGCGGCGGCGGTGCGGGAGCTGGTCCTGGAGCGCGCCGCGACCGAGCGTGGCGCCGTCGTCGAGCGGTGTGCGCTGGGGGCGCTCGGGCCCTCGCACGACCTGTGTCCGATCGGCTGCTGCCCGGCCCGCAGCGAGCGGCCCGCCGCGGCGGGCGCCGACAGTCCGTACGCCTGA
- a CDS encoding HAMP domain-containing sensor histidine kinase, protein MAAAPAPPQAPPKPTWAPGEPVRPWFRPTIRIRLTLLYGGMFLIAGILLLSIIYLLAAQAVQVGSQLPFKIVDGSVTSEVCNFPDKAPPAQFNEAMNSCVNEQRQHALDELLTRSLFALVGLSVIAFAFGYAMAGRVLSPLGQITRTARRVVGSDLSRRIELDGPDDELKELADTFDEMLERLERAFTAQQRFVANASHELRTPLAINRTLLEVHLSDPGAPDELRQLGKTLLATNERSEQLVEGLLLLARSENQIVERKPVDLAEVATRAVDQARSEAEAKGVEFRGRRAPVVVQGNGVLLERIALNLVQNAVRYNVREGGWVEVTTELSHGQAVLVVSNTGPVVPAYEIDNLFEPFRRLRQERTGSDKGVGLGLSIARSVARAHGGRIIAEPREGGGLVMRVFLPV, encoded by the coding sequence GTGGCCGCGGCACCCGCGCCCCCTCAGGCGCCCCCGAAACCCACCTGGGCCCCCGGCGAGCCGGTGCGGCCCTGGTTCAGGCCCACCATCCGGATACGGCTCACGCTGCTCTACGGCGGCATGTTCCTGATCGCCGGGATCCTGCTGCTCTCGATCATCTATCTGCTCGCCGCCCAGGCCGTGCAGGTGGGCAGCCAGCTGCCGTTCAAGATCGTCGACGGCAGTGTGACCAGCGAGGTGTGCAACTTCCCGGACAAGGCGCCGCCCGCCCAGTTCAACGAGGCGATGAACTCCTGCGTGAACGAGCAGCGCCAGCACGCCCTGGACGAGCTGCTCACCCGCTCCCTCTTCGCCCTCGTCGGCCTCAGCGTCATCGCGTTCGCCTTCGGCTACGCCATGGCGGGCCGCGTCCTCTCCCCGCTCGGACAGATCACCCGCACCGCGCGCCGCGTGGTCGGCTCCGACCTCTCCCGGCGGATCGAGCTGGACGGCCCCGACGACGAGCTGAAGGAGCTCGCCGACACCTTCGACGAGATGCTGGAGCGGCTGGAGCGGGCCTTCACGGCGCAGCAGCGGTTCGTGGCCAACGCCTCGCACGAGCTGCGTACGCCGCTGGCGATCAACCGCACGCTCCTGGAGGTGCATCTCTCCGACCCCGGCGCCCCCGACGAGCTGCGGCAGCTCGGCAAGACCCTGCTCGCCACCAATGAGCGCAGCGAGCAGCTCGTGGAGGGCCTCCTGCTGCTCGCCCGCAGCGAGAACCAGATCGTCGAGCGCAAACCGGTCGACCTCGCCGAGGTCGCCACCCGCGCCGTCGACCAGGCCCGCAGTGAGGCGGAGGCCAAGGGCGTGGAGTTCCGCGGCAGGCGTGCCCCCGTCGTCGTCCAGGGCAACGGCGTCCTGCTGGAGCGGATCGCCCTGAACCTGGTCCAGAACGCCGTGCGCTACAACGTGCGGGAGGGCGGCTGGGTGGAGGTCACCACCGAGCTCTCGCACGGGCAGGCGGTGCTGGTGGTGTCCAACACGGGCCCGGTGGTCCCGGCGTACGAGATCGACAATCTCTTCGAGCCGTTCCGGCGGCTGCGCCAGGAGCGGACCGGCAGCGACAAGGGCGTCGGGCTCGGCCTGTCGATCGCCCGATCCGTCGCGCGCGCCCATGGTGGCCGTATCATCGCGGAGCCGCGCGAGGGCGGCGGTCTCGTGATGCGTGTCTTCCTGCCCGTCTGA
- a CDS encoding DUF4193 domain-containing protein yields MATDYDTPRKTDDDLNEDSIEELKARRNDKTTSTVDVDEFEAAEGLELPGADLSNEELAVRVLPKQADEFTCMSCFLVHHRSQLAREKNGQPICRDCD; encoded by the coding sequence ATGGCAACGGATTACGACACCCCACGCAAGACCGATGACGACCTCAACGAGGACAGCATCGAAGAGCTCAAGGCTCGTCGGAACGACAAGACGACGTCGACCGTCGACGTCGACGAGTTCGAGGCCGCCGAAGGTCTGGAGCTGCCCGGGGCCGACCTCTCGAACGAGGAGCTGGCCGTCCGGGTGCTGCCCAAGCAGGCCGACGAGTTCACCTGCATGAGCTGCTTCCTCGTGCACCACCGCAGCCAGCTGGCCCGCGAGAAGAACGGCCAGCCGATCTGCCGCGACTGCGACTGA
- a CDS encoding PaaI family thioesterase — MSTALTPPAGALPPVRHPDAPAPGELLGAHYEHCFGCGGEQPHGLHLEARAGEGVSLTAEFTVTAAHQGAPGLAHGGVLATALDETLGSLNWLLRVIAVTGRLETDFVRPVPVDTVLFLEAEVTAVSGRKIYSRATGRIGGPDGPVAVRAEALFIEVKVDHFIDNGRPAEIRAAMADPDQVRRARAFEVNP, encoded by the coding sequence GTGAGTACTGCACTGACCCCTCCGGCCGGCGCCCTACCGCCGGTACGGCACCCCGACGCGCCCGCCCCAGGCGAGCTCCTCGGCGCCCACTACGAGCACTGCTTCGGCTGCGGCGGCGAACAGCCCCACGGGCTGCACCTGGAGGCACGGGCCGGCGAGGGTGTGAGTCTCACCGCCGAGTTCACCGTCACCGCCGCCCACCAGGGGGCGCCGGGTCTCGCCCACGGCGGCGTACTGGCCACGGCGCTGGACGAGACGCTCGGCTCGCTGAACTGGCTGCTGCGCGTGATCGCGGTGACCGGACGGCTGGAGACCGACTTCGTGCGCCCCGTGCCGGTGGACACGGTGCTGTTCCTGGAGGCCGAGGTCACCGCGGTCAGCGGCCGCAAGATCTACTCCAGGGCGACCGGCCGGATCGGCGGCCCCGACGGCCCGGTCGCCGTGCGCGCCGAGGCCCTCTTCATCGAGGTCAAGGTCGACCACTTCATCGACAACGGCCGCCCGGCGGAGATCCGGGCCGCCATGGCCGACCCCGACCAGGTCAGGCGCGCCCGCGCCTTCGAGGTGAACCCCTGA
- a CDS encoding response regulator transcription factor has protein sequence MRVLVVEDEQLLADAVATGLRREAMAVDVVYDGAAALERIGVNDYDVVVLDRDLPFVHGDDVCRRIVELGMPTRVLMLTASGDVSDRVEGLELGADDYLPKPFAFTELTARVRALGRRTTVPLPPVLERAGIKLDPNRREVFREGKEVQLAPKEFAVLEVLMRSEGAVVSAEQLLEKAWDENTDPFTNVVRVTVMTLRRKLGEPPVIVTVPGSGYRI, from the coding sequence GTGCGCGTACTCGTCGTCGAGGACGAGCAACTGCTCGCCGATGCGGTGGCCACCGGGCTGCGCCGGGAGGCCATGGCGGTCGACGTCGTGTACGACGGCGCCGCCGCCCTGGAGCGCATCGGGGTCAACGACTACGACGTGGTCGTACTCGACCGCGACCTCCCGTTCGTCCACGGCGACGACGTCTGCCGCAGGATCGTCGAACTGGGCATGCCCACGCGCGTCCTGATGCTCACCGCCTCCGGTGACGTCAGCGACCGCGTCGAGGGCCTGGAGCTCGGTGCGGACGACTACCTTCCGAAGCCGTTCGCCTTCACCGAGCTCACCGCCCGCGTGCGGGCGCTCGGCCGGCGTACGACCGTGCCGCTGCCGCCCGTCCTCGAGCGCGCCGGCATCAAGCTGGACCCGAACCGCCGCGAGGTCTTCCGCGAGGGCAAGGAGGTCCAGCTCGCCCCGAAGGAGTTCGCCGTGCTGGAGGTCCTCATGCGCAGCGAGGGCGCGGTCGTCTCGGCCGAGCAACTGCTGGAGAAGGCATGGGACGAGAACACGGACCCGTTCACCAACGTCGTACGGGTCACGGTCATGACCCTGCGTCGCAAACTCGGTGAGCCGCCCGTCATCGTGACGGTCCCCGGCTCCGGCTACCGGATCTGA